aacTATTCTGTTCGGTAAATGAATTACAGAATATTTCGAAAACCACAATCAATATTTCATGATAACATAAACCTAAAGCTAACAAGGTACATGCTGGCAGCTTTCCACGGCCCTGCAATTACATCGGCTCTTTGAGAGGCTCCACGAGATGCTGCAGTTTCTCATTCAGTCTCTAGATGAAACAATTAAGCTCATGAACAGGTAAAAACACCCactgtctgcagcacaaggcttctgtgagctggtgtatccaaaacagagtcgctgcgctttcctccgagtgcgctgtgatgctactcagtaatgctgcatcagcaacagttcaaaaagaagcggtggctgacttcacatgtatcagaggcatgtgctagtcttcaccctcctggtgtggggacatcactagtgatagggggagtcctaatgagtgggttgggtaattggccgtgtcaattggggagaaaattggggggaaaaaaaaatattaaaaaaaatcagaaataataataaaaaataaaaaaaaatcagagtatatcgaactgtagtctgcgtgtttaccgtgttaaaacaagctgcgtgggatgaatcgctagctaatatcaccctgacttaccggaacacttagggttcctcaatGTACTGCTGTCgggctagtgctagcggttagacgctaatgctgctgcacccaaccttagtggaaatctgaaaatctaagcttactgtaaataaatggaagcactttactcacccaaataaacagttttcaggagagaaatctgtgtagattaacatccagcactcgtttggaATACTTTTCACATCTTTAGCGGTTATCTATAAATAGGCCTTAACTTGCTACATTTTGGCTTTTAATCAAGGTGCTAAGGAAGAGCAGTGCCATACCTGAGCCAATGGCGCTTGCTTGTGTTGGTGTGGCAGCAGATGGCATCGTACTGGTCAGCCAGCCACACGATGAGGATGATGTAGAATGCTGTAGTGGTGTCATTGAAAAACTCAGACATGATTGCTTCCATTCCTGTCATGAGATaagaaaggaaaatataaaaGTTCAGAAGAGCTGAATGAGCTGACAAATAGTGTTACCACTGAATGTTGATATGGCTGTATCAGTCAGGATTTTAACTAGGGTTGTGCATTGGCTAGAAACTGACGTTACTATATGTTTCATGAAACAGAAGTTCCACAGTTCTACATATTGTGGTATACTGGGAACTTGCattctggacttcatgttgctgctacctgcctactctcccttTTTCCCTTATTtctccctatttatttttttgtgtttttatctttatctattttgttctattctctttttattgtattaattattttggtatctattttatctatattatctcTCTTAAcgacagctcttgggtgtaaactggatcgtgagatcacaatttcgttccacctcatgtaccacatgtgatgcaaatgacaataaaatttCCTTAAATCATTGAATATTTACACAAGGTAATATAGTGTGATATacaggaataataataaaaaaagcctaTGCATTCcccattttttgcactattaggcacacttaaaatcctttcatttttccaaaaaaaagtcagtgcGCCATATAATATGGTGcttgttatttattaattttaccagtcaggttgcaaGGAGCATTGAAGTTACTCTGTTGTGCAGGAGGCCAGTTTAGTCCTCCAGCACCAAATTtacagcaatattagcattagctgctaacctcactaagtgctagctctttcgctgttcatttACTGATAGAACACTTTATAATGAAAAAGTTATGCGTTTAGGACAGTGGGACCGAAGAATACTGCTATCAAGCAGTCAGTGTTTAAACAACACAGAATAAACCTCTAAAATCTCATACTGGGTTTTCAAAAATcgaaatagtattaaaaaacccATTGAAACAAACTGACACCCAGCAGGttatgggagaaaaaaaatagtgTTGTAATCCAtgactcattttaaatgtctaggCTTGCTGGCCTAGAAGTCATAAACGTGTATAAACAGCCGTTCAGTACAGGTCGTGTGTGTGGAACATGCAGGTGCAATGACCTACAGGTGCTTTGACCTACCGACAAGAGCTAGAATTACAGTGAGAAGAGGAGCTGCTGGGAAGGCAATGGTCATGTTCATCTCGAGCATCTGCAGGAGGTCCACTGCTCAGGGAAGAAAGGTCAGTTTAAACAAACAAAGCTTAATATTGACACAGACAATAATACTCCAATAGGTTTCCCTAGTCTGGACTGGATTATGAGCCCTTTGAATCTTACCTATGAAGACAAAAATCTGATGGTGGGAGTAGCGGAGCAGCATGGACACAGAGAGGGTCTGAGGTAGACAGGGAATAcagatgaataaattaatgaaaaactTAAAATCTTCATTCTAAGCATTTAAACCTACAAGCATTTGGACTAATACATAGCAATGAAGTCTTGCTTAATTAGTACCTGTCTGTTTCCTGTGTGTCGGATACTTACAAATATCACCATGATCACAAAGGCTGCCAGGTAGGAGGTACGTGCCATCCACATACTAACAAAACGGTAGTGTTCTCCTGAAACCACATTCCTCAAGAACCCTAAggatgtacacaaacacacacacacacacacacaaaaaataaatatgcgCTTAAACTGCTGCAATGTGAACAAGAAAGGACATGCAGTGCTAAACCATGTAAATAATGATGAACTGgtgattttttgcactataatgcacacCAACTTATACCACTCATTTTATGCGACACAAGAAattagtagtaggaacaggggagAAGCTAAGTTTCCCTTTTAAGTCtacagtaaagctaagctatgttaggtaaacaaaactataattcttttaaaaacatttcagactaTATGTTAATTTAgatgctagatgttaatctacacagatttctctcctgaaaactgattatttgggtgagtaaagcacttctgttttttgtttttttttataaccttaCATTTCCGGATTTCCTCtaaagcattagcggctaaccgctagccggggttagcagcagggtacaggctgataatgGTCATCTCTGAAAAATACGATGCACAAATAACTGAACATATAATAATTACCTTTATTCTCCTCATTTTCTGCCAAAGCTTTAACACTGGACATTAGTATGTCATCATAGCCAAGGAATTCGTCTAAGAGGAAGCGACTGAAGCCATCTCCAAAGCACTGGTCCTTCATGGGGTCTGCAAACAGTAAACAAGGATTAAAAAAAAGcctgtgctttaaaaaaaaaaaaaaaaaaatgcaattcagTATTTTCTCATTTAAAAAAGTCTAGGGCATACATCTTCATAACAGGCCATAAATCTTCATGCTTTTTATTTTCCCAGCAATATTTATCATAGCACTCAAAAGTGAAGCATTGCCTAAAAATGTTGATTGATCAACAAGATTTTCCCTGTACTGTGGTCACTTCAAAAGTTGCTGTTTCGGCAGGTACGCGGAACTCACCCAGGGTAACCACCATGACAGGAATGTTAAGACGCTGCCTTGTGGTTTGGGAGAGCCTCAGAAAGCCATACTCCAGAGAATACTCCACTATGTACTCCTCCTGGGGCCACACtgcacatagaaacacacaaacacatcacacaCCCACCTATCCAcacaatacagaatacagaatgcaCTGTTCACCTCCCCTTTCACGAGCATCATCGAATAATGAGCTGCTAAGCAGACAACTCCacttctctggaaaaaatatagatTCAATATGGGTAGCTAACATACAAATCACTTCTCTAACTCGTGGACTGGAAGATTGGCTTCGATTTAAAAATATTATCTTGAGCCCTGTCCACACATTTTCTGTATTTTGGCTTCCTTTGCCCAACAAATATAGCATTCTATGCCATGTACACAATAAGATGCTATCAGAATCATCAGATTGTTGTACCTATAGCACTACACAATTTCTCAGATAGCAGATCACACAGAAATGGGACACAAGTGACTGAAATTTAAGGTGAGGCCTGATAGGAGGTGACAGATGGATGCAACATTCCCTTTCTCAAGTTGTCCACATATTTAACATTGCTTGTCTGCCCACAGTGCCATTTGTGTAGTGGGAAAATAtatcatagaagacattaccacccactgtgctgtccactgaggGAGGTTATGTCTTCAATGACGAATCCTACTAAACACAACACAGAATGATGACCAAGAATCACTGTGActagcagtgtctggctagaattgtttgtGTGAAAaggaattaccgtattttttcatatataaggcgcactggatcataaggtgcattatgtgacactagtaaggcacaggggtgtcgccatgttttccttctaatttagcaggtttcATTGCTGGGAGGGTGGGGgtgctaactaagttaagtaaagctaagctaaaaaattaattgtaattctaaaaaaaaaaaaaaaacattttcaaatcaAAAAAGagctgaatattaatctacacagattataaataaaaggaaataaaggccaatttatagATAACCACAAAAGATGTGAAATGTATtccaaatgagtgctggatgttaatctacaccgatttctctgtcctgaaaactgtttatttgggtgagtaaagagcatccgttcatttacagtaacctttgatttccagatttccactaaggctgggtgcagcagcattagcagctacctGCTAGCGCTAGCCACGGAAAGCGGCCAATGCCGTccgatagcactacactgaggaactctcaGATGTTGTTGATTAATTTTTCCGAGGCATGCTTACAACAGACGGCTGACTAGCTGACTAGCTGACTAGCAAGATGGGGCGCAAGTGACCACAAATTTGACAATtacgataaccactatattaccatagtttaatgtgtagtttcaatgttttacggtcaaaaataaaaatcactagtaccgtagtttgtctcagtagctggCTCCTTACCTAATTTTCCCGTTCCATCGTATATGTTGCAACAGAGGAAAGAGGCTGCagagtttaaggtggaatggaaaaataaaagaaaataaacactgatatacagtgaggaaaataagtatttgaacaccctgcgactttgcaagttctcccacttagaaatcatgaaATTTTCATcctaggtgcatgtccactgtaaAAGacaatctaaaaataaataaataaataaataaaatccgaaaatcacaatgtatgatttttatcatttcagctccccattacagaggaattaaggaatggacaataataattagttaCTGCACCTTTCTGAAAACATATGATAGCCCTAAAATTAAGTAGTAACTAGTAGGTAGTTGCTGCTTCTGTGACTTGTTAGCAGCCATTCGGCAAACACCTTGGTGAGCATCTTTAATGTGATCGCCAATTTTCCTCCAAACAGAGCTTTCTGTTGGGAATCTAGTGGAGGCACTATTTTTCTAGACCTGcctttaaatgtaacatttatttagcCAGTTAAATGCCATTCTTTGGTGCTAATGATAGAAATTAGTGGCTCTaagacactcacacactctctctgtctctgttccagTGCTGACACAAGGCCTGCACGGATGGCAGAGTGCCTCTCCATCACTTACAGTCTTAAAATGACCAATAAAACCAGCAGCTTTTCTAACAATATAGGTTAGACATTCACTCATCCTTCACTGCAAGCGTGTGATAACACATCTATAAGGCATACTGCTGACGTGGCATCATATGTAAGATACAGagaaatctacacacacacacacacaagcactcctgcacacacacaaaatgcagCAAAGCTTCAGGGATCAAATCAACCTACGTTGTACACGCAGTCACTCTCTTAGCACTGAACGCACTTCAGGAACTTTAAATCGCTCCTTCCTCTAATCTCCCATCAGCTACAGTGTGCACTTTACTAAGCTAGCTTTAGCCTAGCTTTAAGCTAGCACACCGGACCTCGGAAAGAGTGAGGGGGTTCAGTGAACGGAGGAATAAGCGAATAGTAAACAACAGGGAGGGGGCATCGCATCAGGAGCGGATGAAGAAAAGCGAGTGAGGAAGAAGGACATGAGGTCAcaggagaagaagaggaggaggaggaggaggagtgcagCGGGATGTCTGCAGTGCTGGGGATGAAGGAGGTAGATGTGAGGAGCTTTACCTGCTCGAGTGAGCATCTCAATCTCGGAGACAGTCTCCTTCAGCGGCTGCATACCTTTAGAGGGCGCCTGGCTGAAGGAGAGGTCCTGCGTGTCGTTCAGGCCCGTGCCCGGGACTCCAGCACTCAGAGACGGCTTCAGACGCGGCTCAATGTCCAGCTCAAACTGCAGCAGCAAGAGAGAAATCATGCGGTTACTTGTTTAATATGgaatcaaaacattttttgatttaTTACAGGCATCAAATATTCATTCCTGAATACCTTGTTTACACTTGCTAATTTTATGTGACTAATaactggattgtatcctgataagattCTAGCCACATGCATTCATACTTGGTATTCAAAAGCAGCTCCTCTGCTTATTACTCATTGTGTGGCAATTATTCCTGGTGTTTCAATTGTACTGGGAGGAGACTGGCTGTCACATGCATCTTGGTGAGACTGATGTGGCTCAAATGCATCAAAATCCTCTACTAAAGTTGTTTAAATGCATCTTgtgttaatacttttttttatctacataTAATTCTGACGCTCAAGACAAATAAAGTGTAAATGGGTGTAAATAGAGTAAATGCTGCCTTTAAGagcaaaaatattaaatgtattttttgtaaataactataattttatgtacagtaccagGCATTGTATTTCACTGCTGtccttttttgtcgatttttagtttacctcATCATATGAACACAATAGCCCTCCCTCACATTATGTCATGATGACgttatgatgaatagaccaaagCAAGTTCCAGAAAAAATAGAAtacaacacatttatatttaattcCACTGGGAGAATATTTAAATCAAATTCATAAGGAAAACAATATTACTACTATAGTATCAGGGCtgggataaataaaaaaagctatcATGTAATTCCTCCAGACaactacatatttaaaaaaaaaactgtgctaaaTGTCTAGTTCTGTTACAACCAGTAACTTATCAGGATGAATAGACCAATCAAAATGCTCCTTGCTTACTTGGAACAAAAATCTTtgatttctcctgtaaagtttccaTATTGGAGACATGTTTTTTATTATACagcaattataaaaaataaaatcagtataTTGTAAATACATAACTCAAAATAAGTTTTTGCCAATGTTAAACTTAAGGAAAGATAATGATTGACAGTTGTCTCCCCATCAATGTAAACAATCCTGTGTGAGCTGTGTTCCCCAGAGGAAATTCAATAACCATTATCCTGAAGCAGTTGAGCAAATCAATTGCTGTTACATCTGCTCTCACTTCCCATATCTGTTATCTGTGTCTGCTTACTATCAATAAAAATGCTAGATCAAGCATTGGGAGATATCCACTGTTTACATATGTTCATATTGCCTGAAAACATTACTGCTGTATTTTATGGTAAAGCTATATTTGTGCACAAGCACGGGGTCACGACTGTCTGCAAAATGTACGATCAATTCTTTGCCTTCCGCTCCACTGTTATGCAGTCCTCATCTGCCCACTTCATCAAGAAGCTTCTTCTGTCTAAAGCTTTAACCAcaaaccacacaccaccacacaacACAAAACTAATGTCTATTACAATAGCACCTGTTACTTGTGTATGCTGTTGCCTTAAAGTTACAGACATACAGACATTGTTACACATTATATTAATCAGCAAAACTTATTCTATCATCCTCATATCAAAAAGTGATCTTAAGCCCTATCAGGACgagattagtttttcagggggcgCCTGTGattaatatttcacacttttactcagtgataaaactcttgcatctggactacaactgaaaaaacaggaggaccagtgagttaaCTGGcttttactattactactagtaaGTAATTCAGTCTGtagttttctcagaggacgtctgaaaacCACATACATGAtcattccggatgggaataaaatcacagaggaccccaccccccttaaaagagaaaattaacccaGGATCCAGTATGCTAGGATGAATACAAAGCAAGCTGGGACTAAAATGCAACCATGAAACATTTGTCTTGCTTGGTCTGAACCAAGAGaaccaaacaacaaacaaacacctcctaagtgtgtgtttatatttggcAATGCATTtcaacaaaatagaaaaaaggagTACTGTGCCATCTCTAGTTTTatataaaagtatttaaatttaGTCTTAATAAAAGAGAATATTCCTAGacataaaagacaaaaacaaatactctagtgtttaaaatatgtccagtctttttgttttctctgctgtaacacataaataaaggGCAATTTCCCTATGACTAGATTTACCTTTTAATATacaatctccattcaaaatactgtgtagatcacgactaggcttaatccccatCTAGGAAACTGTCCCAAAGGTTTACCTAGGAAGGAAATGCACTAAAATATGTATGTTCCCCTCACCCAGGACTGGAAAACACTGCCCTAAAACAGAACAAGTGCCTGCATGTGTTTTTCCTTTTACTTACCCTAACAGAGCTGTTATCAAACATTTCCATGGTCAtttcgtcctcctcctcctcttcttgaTGAACAGGAGCTCGGCTGGTGTCCTCTGTATCTCCACTGGATTCTTTAACCAGCCCCTGGAATCCTTCCGTCTCGTAAAACTGCAGGAATATGGGCGCACGGCTTGAGTTGCGCTGGATCTCCACGCGCAAGATTCCATCACGTGGCCATTTCTCACGCACATGCTCCAGACAGTTGATGGGTGATCGGGAGAAGGCGATGTGGATGTAGGCCAGAATGAACAGCACAAACAAAGCCTGCAAATGAGAGGATGTGATTGATGTCAGTAGGTAAACATTCTTTAGCtcagcagaataaaaaaaatgggaCACTCCACACATCCTTACGGGTCTTGTGGGTACATGCACACGAGGACCCCTGGACCCCTTTGGAACAGGGCTATAGTTGGCAATGGTATCATCAGGGATTAAAACCTGCAATCTCCTGATTAAACGGCCAGAACTTAAGTCCCTTTACTCAGGAGCTCTCTAGAAAAAGCAGCTCAAAACTGTCACAGGGTGATACCAACAAgcgtttttgttgatttttagtttactacaaaacatgaatacacaaactgtcccttatactgtgtgAAAATTTCTTGATggatggaccaaaagaaattctTCTTTATtgcctgaaattaactcttttcaaactaacttccattgaaagttggaAAGGTGGTTTCATATCTCTCTTGTAAAATActagtttttcattggatagcacTCTGTACAATAGTTCTGTCTATTTCTGACAGTGTACCATGTTTACCTCTGTGGCTTTCCTCACCTATAGGCAGGTTTTACACATACAATTTCTATTTGAGCAGAGATAAGTGTTGACTTCTGATTTGCAGCCAACATTTTAACATGACAGGTCCTGTTTTGACTAATAGTCAGTAAAAAcattattatctatatagttaACATACAGTTTTGCATGGGTTAATTGGCCAATATTGCAGATTTGAATGTAGCAGTCACAGAATACgtgttttaaaatatgttattgtGCCATCTCAATCCAGATCAATCTGTTAAGGCACACCAACATTTAACCTTTATTCATAATATGAAAGCCTGGCGTGTCCTCTATGTctaattacagaattacagagtGTATCTGTGGTCAAGTTACACTGTGACTTTCATAGAAGAGTGAGGGGCAGCTTCTCAAACAGGGATAAAGCCTAGTTATAGATTATACTTAAATGGAATATCTCAATTCAAGATGTCAAAGAAGGCTTAAACTGCTAATTTATAACCAGAAGTAGGCCTGAACTTGGATTAGCTAAGGTAGCATtctcagtatatactgtatatatagtgttCTCACTGTAGCTAAAATGCTCAACAAATATGGGCTCAGGTCCAAAAGGGTACGGGGTAAACAAATGACACGTACCTTCAGAAGCACGAAGAACTCGAAAATCCTCCGAAAGGACGGTGGGAATAGCCTGGCATAGGTGACTGCCATCTTAAAGAAGAGGGCATGAAAGAGGCGGTCCCGCACGTTGATGAGGGGGTTCTGGTTGATGTTCGGGTTGCGGATTCGGTTCGGACCGCCATTGTTGTTCAACGGCACGTTGTTGTTGTTTAGGTTTCCCTGGTTGTCTGACA
The DNA window shown above is from Astyanax mexicanus isolate ESR-SI-001 chromosome 16, AstMex3_surface, whole genome shotgun sequence and carries:
- the tmem259 gene encoding membralin isoform X1 — translated: MSDNQGNLNNNNVPLNNNGGPNRIRNPNINQNPLINVRDRLFHALFFKMAVTYARLFPPSFRRIFEFFVLLKALFVLFILAYIHIAFSRSPINCLEHVREKWPRDGILRVEIQRNSSRAPIFLQFYETEGFQGLVKESSGDTEDTSRAPVHQEEEEEDEMTMEMFDNSSVRFELDIEPRLKPSLSAGVPGTGLNDTQDLSFSQAPSKGMQPLKETVSEIEMLTRAVWPQEEYIVEYSLEYGFLRLSQTTRQRLNIPVMVVTLDPMKDQCFGDGFSRFLLDEFLGYDDILMSSVKALAENEENKGFLRNVVSGEHYRFVSMWMARTSYLAAFVIMVIFTLSVSMLLRYSHHQIFVFIVDLLQMLEMNMTIAFPAAPLLTVILALVGMEAIMSEFFNDTTTAFYIILIVWLADQYDAICCHTNTSKRHWLRFFYLYHFAFYAYHYRFNGQYSSLALVTSWLFIQHSMIYFFHHYELPAILQQIRIQEMLLQNQQAGQGNQTALQDNLNNNTSAVGPAGQAAAANAAASANGQDRQPAPTSQPPADASSQPVAAAAAASSDPNWMAETAAIITEAIITEALSAPHLDSALLESTTSTAGASMAVETQGQSQGQSQSTGSEIQDRQSSSSGDPEIKPRGCPQGLGPPGGGGGGGDGGGGGGGGGGVVVGGGEGGGKDEARSAHPLTYCRKPEVEHEADTQQFAADWDGKTESESRNGPATAPS
- the tmem259 gene encoding membralin isoform X2, with product MSDNQGNLNNNNVPLNNNGGPNRIRNPNINQNPLINVRDRLFHALFFKMAVTYARLFPPSFRRIFEFFVLLKALFVLFILAYIHIAFSRSPINCLEHVREKWPRDGILRVEIQRNSSRAPIFLQFYETEGFQGLVKESSGDTEDTSRAPVHQEEEEEDEMTMEMFDNSSVRFELDIEPRLKPSLSAGVPGTGLNDTQDLSFSQAPSKVWPQEEYIVEYSLEYGFLRLSQTTRQRLNIPVMVVTLDPMKDQCFGDGFSRFLLDEFLGYDDILMSSVKALAENEENKGFLRNVVSGEHYRFVSMWMARTSYLAAFVIMVIFTLSVSMLLRYSHHQIFVFIVDLLQMLEMNMTIAFPAAPLLTVILALVGMEAIMSEFFNDTTTAFYIILIVWLADQYDAICCHTNTSKRHWLRFFYLYHFAFYAYHYRFNGQYSSLALVTSWLFIQHSMIYFFHHYELPAILQQIRIQEMLLQNQQAGQGNQTALQDNLNNNTSAVGPAGQAAAANAAASANGQDRQPAPTSQPPADASSQPVAAAAAASSDPNWMAETAAIITEAIITEALSAPHLDSALLESTTSTAGASMAVETQGQSQGQSQSTGSEIQDRQSSSSGDPEIKPRGCPQGLGPPGGGGGGGDGGGGGGGGGGVVVGGGEGGGKDEARSAHPLTYCRKPEVEHEADTQQFAADWDGKTESESRNGPATAPS